The genomic window GCATGTTGGTGCCGGCCCACAAAGCGCTGAAGTCGTCCGAGCCGGCTGCCTCGGCACGGGCCCTGAGCGGGGCTACGGCCGCCGTGGCCAGCGGGAATGCGGGTGCCTCAGTGTTCATGGGGCCCAGGCTTTGCATGGCGTGGTTCACGATGCCGCGGGCTGGCCTGCCGGTGAAAATGTTGGTGAGCGCGGTGGTGCGCGGGGGTGTCGCTTGGAGTGCCCTCCGGTGCAGCGCGCTGGTCGTGGCTTCGTGACAGGTCAGATAGGCTGTACCTACCTGCACACCCGCAGCGCCCATGGCCATCGCGGCGGCGACATCGGCATCGCTTGCAATGCCACCCGCGGCTAGCACCGGGATGCGCAATGATTGGACCAATGGCGGAAGCAAGTCCGCCAAGGGGCGCTGGGTATTGAGGTCTGTATGCAAGAACACCCCCCGGTGCCCACCCGCCTCCAGACCCTGTGCAATCACGATATCGGCACCATGGTTCTGCAACCAGAGACCTTCTTCCACTGTGGTGGCGGAAGACATCACCAAGCTACCCATAGCTTTGACCCGCGCGAGCAACGCAGGAGCCGGCAGGCCAAAATGAAAGCTCACCACCGCAGGCCGAAACGACTCCAGCACCTCGGCCATGGCCTCTGAAAAAGGTGCCCGACCCGGCCCGGGCACCATGTCTTGCACGGTCAAATGCCATTGCTGGTAATGCGGATGCAGGGTTTCCATCCAACGCGCCTCGGTGACCGGATCCGGTACAGGTGGCGAGTGGCAAAAGAAATTCACATTGAATGGGTGTGGCGTGAGCGCGCGCAGCCCGGCGAGCTCACGCTCCAGCGACTCGGGTGTGTGCATGGCCGCTGGCAAAGAGCCCAGTGCGCCTGCGTTGCAGACGGCAGCGGCCAAGGCAGCACCTTGTGCACCAGCCATGGGTGCCTGAACAAGGGGCAGCCGTACCCCGGGAAACAAAGTGCTTTGCAAGTCAAACCCCCTACAGTTGCGCAGCTAGTCTACAGTCTTGGGTTTAGTGCTTTTTCTGCTGTCCGGACCTACTCTCATGCCTGCCTCCAAAAATCCCGTGCCCCTCGCCGTCGTGGAAAACGATGATTCGGCGCAAGTGCGTACCGGTACCTTTGTCAGTTTCCCGGGGTCGCCTTTTGAGCTGTACCAGCCCTATCCGCCCGCGGGAGACCAGCCGGAAGCGATTGATCAGCTGGTGAGTGGCGTGGAAGATGGCGAGGTTTTTCAAACCTTGCTGGGCGTGACCGGGTCGGGCAAGACTTTCACCATGGCGAACGTGATCGCCCGTTTGGGCCGTCCTGCGATCGTGTTTGCTCCAAATAAGACACTTGCTGCCCAGCTGTACAGCGAGTTTCGCGAGTTCTTTCCGAAGAATGCGGTGGAGTATTTCGTGAGCTACTACGACTACTACCAGCCCGAGGCCTATGTGCCTCAGCGCGACCTCTTTATTGAGAAAGACAGTGCGATCAACGAGCACATTGAACAAATGCGCCTGAGTTGCACCAAGAGCATCATCGAGCGGCGGGATGTGGTGATTGTGGCGACCGTGTCGGCCATTTACGGCATCGGCAAGCCAGAGAGTTACCACCAGATGGTGATGACCCTGCGCACCGGCGACCGTATGGGCCAGCGCGACATGATCGCCCAACTGGTGCGGATGCAGTACCAGCGCAATGACATGGATTTCAGCCGGGGTGCCTTCCGGGTGCGGGGTGACACCATCGATATCTTTCCGGCTGAGCACAGCGAGATGGCGATCCGCGTCGAGCTGTTTGACGACGAGATTGAGAGCCTGCAGTTGTTTGACCCGCTGACAGGGCGCATCCGCCAGAAAATCCCCCGCTTTACCGTCTACCCCAGCAGCCACTATGTCACGCCCCGCGACCAAGTGCTGGCAGCGGTGGAGACTATCAAAACCGAGCTGGCGGGTCGTTTGAAAGAGTTTGTCGGCATGGGCAAGCTGGTCGAGGCGCAGCGCCTGGAGCAACGCACCCGCTTTGACCTGGAAATGCTCAGCGAGGTGGGGCATTGCAAGGGCATTGAAAACTACTCGCGCCATTTGAGCGGGTCTGCCCCTGGCGAGCCACCGTCGACCTTGACCGACTATTTGCCCAAAGACGCGATGATGTTTTTGGACGAGAGCCATGTGTTGATCGGTCAATTCGGTGGCATGTACAACGGCGACCGCGCTCGTAAAACGACTCTGGTGGAGTACGGATTCCGTTTGCCTAGCGCCTTGGATAACCGGCCGCTCAAGTTTGAAGAGTTCGAGACCAAAATGCGGCAGGTCGTGTTCGTTTCGGCCACGCCGGCTCAGTGGGAAAACGAGCATGCCGGGCAGGTGGTGGAGCAAGTGGTGCGCCCCACGGGCTTGGTGGACCCTGAGGTCGAGGTGCGTCCGGCAGGAAGCCAAGTGGACGATGTGCTGCAGGAAATCCGGATCCGGGTCGACAAAAACGAGCGCGTGTTGATCACGACCCTGACTAAACGGATGGCGGAGCAGCTCACCGATTACCTCACCGATAACGGCGTAAAGGTGCGTTACTTGCATAGCGATGTGGACACCGTAGAGCGGGTTGAAATTTTGCGCGACCTGCGTTTGGGTACCTTTGATGTGCTGGTCGGGATCAACTTGCTGCGGGAGGGCTTGGATATCCCGGAAGTCTCACTGGTCGCAATTCTGGATGCCGATAAAGAAGGCTTTTTGCGCTCCGAGCGCTCATTGATCCAGACCATCGGCCGTGCTGCCCGAAATCTGGAAGGCAAAGCTATTTTGTATGCCGACAAAATTACGGACTCCATGGCGCGCGCCATCGGCGAAACCGAGCGCCGCCGCAAAAAACAAATCGCCCACAACCTGGAGCGAGGCATTACGCCCAAAGCCATTGTCAAAAAGGTACGCGACTTGATTGATGGTGTCTACAGCGAAAAAGCGGGCAAAGAGGCCGAGCGCCTGGAGCGCGATGCCCATCAGCGTGCCCAAGTGGAAGATATGAGCGAGAAGGATGTGTCGCGCGAAATCAAGCGCTTGGAAAAGCTCATGATGGAGCACGCACGCAATCTCGAGTTCGAAAAAGCAGCGCGGGTACGCGACCAATTGACCATCCTGAAAGAGCAGGCTTTTGGCGCGCCAGGGACAGACAACATCGTCAATCTGTAAAGTTGATTATTTCTATCGGGTAAATAGACTGGCCAGTCTGCTTACCCGACTGATATGCGGGGTTTAGTGCTATACTTGAGTCCGCTAGTCAACAACCCTGCCACCAAGGAGCAAGCGATGCGTCTCACCACCAAAGGCCGTTTTGCGGTCACCGCGATGATCGATCTGGGCCTGCGTCAAAGCTCAGGGCCTGTGACTCTGGCTGCGATCAGCCAGCGCCAACAAATTTCCCTCTCTTACCTTGAGCAGTTGTTCGGCAAGCTGCGTCGCCACGATTTGGTAGAGTCCACCCGCGGCCCCGGCGGCGGTTACACCTTGGCCCGCAAGGCGTCTGACATTACCGTGGCAGAGATCATTACGTCGGTAGACGAGCCGATCGACGCCACCCAATGCAGCGGCAAAGAGAACTGCTTGGGCGAAGGCGCCCGCTGCATGACGCACGACCTCTGGGCCTCTTTGAATACCCGCATGGTGGAGTTTTTGGATTCAGTCACCTTGCAAAAGCTGGTGGATGATCAACTCGCCAAGGGTTTGCAAATCGAAGACAAGCCGAGCATCAAGCGCGCAATTTCTGCAATGCCAGTGGTTAAGCCGATCCGGGTGAATGCGCCGAATTCGGTGTTCGCCTTGGGCAATGCTTTCTCTAAATCCTGATTTTTTACTGCAGCCAGCACTGAGCCAGCTATGGACACAACACCTCATTTCCCGATTTACATGGACTACAGCGCAACCAACCCCTGCGACGAGCGGGTGGTGGATGCCATGGTCCCTTGGCTGCGTAACCATTTTGGCAATCCGGCATCCAGGAGCCACGCCTGGGGCTGGGAGGCCGAAGCGGCTGTCGAAAAGGCACGCGAGCAAGTCGCATCCTTGATCGGTGCGGATCCTCGTGAAATCGTCTGGACCTCGGGTGCTACCGAGTCCAACAACCTTGCGATCAAAGGTGCCGCGCAGTTCTACAAGACCAAAGGCAAGCACATCATCACGGTGAAAACCGAGCACAAGGCGGTGCTGGATACCTGCCGGGAGCTGGAGCGCCAAGGGTTTGAAGTCACCTACCTTGATGTGCAGGACGATGGTTTGGTTAACCTCGATACATTCAAAGCCGCCATCCGCCCCGATACCATTCTGGCGAGTGTGATGTTTGTGAATAACGAGATCGGCGTGATCCAGGATGTCGTGGCTTTGGGCAACGCGTGCCGCGAAAAAGGCGTGATTTTCCATGTGGATGCAGCACAGGCTACCGGCCGCGTGGACATTGACATGACCCAGTTGCCCATCGATTTGATGAGCCTGACCTCCCACAAGACTTACGGCCCTAAGGGTATTGGTGCCTTGTTTGTTCGTCGCAAGCCGCGCATCCGTCTGGAAGCCCAAATGCACGGCGGTGGCCATGAGCGCGGTATGCGCAGTGGCACCTTGCCTACCCACCAGATCGTGGGCATGGGCGAGGCGTACGCCATTGCGAAGGCCGAGATGCATGAAGAAAACAAGCGTATCAAGGCCCTGCATGACCGCATGTTGGCTGGCTTGGAAGGCATTGAGCAGGTCTTTATCAACGGCCACAAAGAAAAGCGCGTTCCGCATAACTTGAACATGAGCTTCAACTATGTGGAAGGCGAGTCCCTGATCATGGGTATCAAAGGCTTGGCAGTCTCCAGTGGTTCGGCTTGTACTTCCGCATCCTTGGAGCCCAGCTATGTGTTGCGCGCTCTGGGCCGCAGCGATGAATTGGCGCACAGCAGCTTGCGTATGACGATTGGCCGATGGACCACCGAGGCAGACATCGACTATGCGGTCGACACTATCAAGCAAAACGTGGCCAAGCTGCGTGATTTGAGCCCGCTGTGGGACATGTACAAAGAAGGTATTGACCTGTCCACTATCCAGTGGGCGGCGCACTGATCAAAGTTACGAGGTATAGCAAATGGCATATTCAGACAAAGTCGTTGATCACTACGAAAACCCCCGCAACGTAGGCTCCTTTGACAAGGGCGATGACTCGGTGGGTACTGGCATGGTGGGTGCGCCCGCCTGTGGTGACGTGATGAAATTGCAAATCAAGGTGAACGCCGAGACCGGTGTGATCGAAGATGCACGATTCAAAACCTACGGATGCGGTTCTGCGATTGCGTCCAGCTCCCTCGTTACCGAATGGGTCAAAGGCAAAACGCTGGACGAGGCTGCTGCCCTGAAAAACAGCCAGATCGCTGAAGAATTAGCGCTTCCACCGGTCAAAATCCATTGCTCGATCCTTGCGGAAGATGCGATCAAAGCAGCCGTGGATGACTACAAGAAAAAGCACCTGAACTGATATGGCCGTCACCCTGACAGAGGCCGCTGCACGCCACGTGACCCGCTACCTGACCAAACGTGGAAAGGGCGTGGGGGTGCGCTTGGGCGTAAAGACCACAGGCTGCTCCGGACTGGCGTATCAGTTGGAGTACGTGGATGAGTTGGCGCCGGAAGATATCGTGTTTGAAGGCCATGGCGTGAAAGTCCTGGTCGATCCCAAGAGCTTTGCCTACATTGACGGTACACAGCTGGATTTTGTCCGAGAGGGTTTGAACGAAGGTTTTCGCTTCAATAACCCCAACGAGCGCGACAAGTGCGGGTGTGGTGAGTCCTTCCGAGTGTGAACCTGCAAGACGATGACTTTGCCCTCTTCGGTTTGACGAGGGCGTTCGCGCAGGATCGTGCATCCATCGATGCGCGCTGGAAGGAGCTTCAAAGGGAAGCCCACCCGGATAAATTTGCGTCTCATGGCCCTGCAGCCCAGCGAGTGGCGTTGCAATGGTCCGTTAGGATTAATGAGGCCTACCAGCGCTTAAAAGATCCCCTCAAGCGTGCTGCCTACTTGTGTGAGTTGGCCGGCAAGCCCATTCAGGCGCACAGCAATACCGCCATGCCCGCTGCATTTCTCATGCAGCAGATGGAGTGGCGGGAAGCGCTGGATGATGCAGACGGCGCACGCGCGCTGGAGGCGCTACTGGCTGAAGTGCAACAAAGCCGGCATGAGCTGCTGGGCGCCTGCGAGACTGCGTTGGATCAAACAAAAGACTTTGAAGCCGCGGTGAGTCACGTGCGGGCTTTGATGTTTATCGATAAGTTCGCGCTCGACCTGCATCAGCGTTTAGATCAATTTGAATAGTGTGAGATGTCATGGCGCTTTTGCAAATTTCAGAACCCGGCCAATCCCCCAATCCGCATGAGCGCCGTATCGCTGTCGGTATTGATTTAGGGACCACCCACTCTCTGGTGGCCGCGGTGCGCAGCGGTGTGGCGGAGTGCCTGCCTGACGCGCAGGGCCGGGTGGTGTTGCCCAGTGTGGTGCGCTATCTGGATGCTGATCGCCGACAGATCGGCTTTGACGCCTTGTCGAATCAAACCACCGACCCTGGAAACACAATTGCATCGGCCAAGCGTCTGATGGGGCGCGGTTTTGCGGATATTGCGCACGCCGACAAGCTGCCGTTTGCCTTGGTGAACGAGCCCGGGATGGCAAGAATACGCACGATTGCAGGGGTGAAGAGTCCGGTGGAAGTCAGTGCGGAGATCCTGGCGACCTTGCGGTTTCGGGCTGAAGACA from Rhodoferax potami includes these protein-coding regions:
- a CDS encoding NAD(P)H-dependent flavin oxidoreductase — its product is MQSTLFPGVRLPLVQAPMAGAQGAALAAAVCNAGALGSLPAAMHTPESLERELAGLRALTPHPFNVNFFCHSPPVPDPVTEARWMETLHPHYQQWHLTVQDMVPGPGRAPFSEAMAEVLESFRPAVVSFHFGLPAPALLARVKAMGSLVMSSATTVEEGLWLQNHGADIVIAQGLEAGGHRGVFLHTDLNTQRPLADLLPPLVQSLRIPVLAAGGIASDADVAAAMAMGAAGVQVGTAYLTCHEATTSALHRRALQATPPRTTALTNIFTGRPARGIVNHAMQSLGPMNTEAPAFPLATAAVAPLRARAEAAGSDDFSALWAGTNMQGCLSESAADTTRRLAKGFGTIPS
- the uvrB gene encoding excinuclease ABC subunit UvrB: MPASKNPVPLAVVENDDSAQVRTGTFVSFPGSPFELYQPYPPAGDQPEAIDQLVSGVEDGEVFQTLLGVTGSGKTFTMANVIARLGRPAIVFAPNKTLAAQLYSEFREFFPKNAVEYFVSYYDYYQPEAYVPQRDLFIEKDSAINEHIEQMRLSCTKSIIERRDVVIVATVSAIYGIGKPESYHQMVMTLRTGDRMGQRDMIAQLVRMQYQRNDMDFSRGAFRVRGDTIDIFPAEHSEMAIRVELFDDEIESLQLFDPLTGRIRQKIPRFTVYPSSHYVTPRDQVLAAVETIKTELAGRLKEFVGMGKLVEAQRLEQRTRFDLEMLSEVGHCKGIENYSRHLSGSAPGEPPSTLTDYLPKDAMMFLDESHVLIGQFGGMYNGDRARKTTLVEYGFRLPSALDNRPLKFEEFETKMRQVVFVSATPAQWENEHAGQVVEQVVRPTGLVDPEVEVRPAGSQVDDVLQEIRIRVDKNERVLITTLTKRMAEQLTDYLTDNGVKVRYLHSDVDTVERVEILRDLRLGTFDVLVGINLLREGLDIPEVSLVAILDADKEGFLRSERSLIQTIGRAARNLEGKAILYADKITDSMARAIGETERRRKKQIAHNLERGITPKAIVKKVRDLIDGVYSEKAGKEAERLERDAHQRAQVEDMSEKDVSREIKRLEKLMMEHARNLEFEKAARVRDQLTILKEQAFGAPGTDNIVNL
- the iscR gene encoding Fe-S cluster assembly transcriptional regulator IscR, coding for MRLTTKGRFAVTAMIDLGLRQSSGPVTLAAISQRQQISLSYLEQLFGKLRRHDLVESTRGPGGGYTLARKASDITVAEIITSVDEPIDATQCSGKENCLGEGARCMTHDLWASLNTRMVEFLDSVTLQKLVDDQLAKGLQIEDKPSIKRAISAMPVVKPIRVNAPNSVFALGNAFSKS
- a CDS encoding IscS subfamily cysteine desulfurase, whose protein sequence is MDTTPHFPIYMDYSATNPCDERVVDAMVPWLRNHFGNPASRSHAWGWEAEAAVEKAREQVASLIGADPREIVWTSGATESNNLAIKGAAQFYKTKGKHIITVKTEHKAVLDTCRELERQGFEVTYLDVQDDGLVNLDTFKAAIRPDTILASVMFVNNEIGVIQDVVALGNACREKGVIFHVDAAQATGRVDIDMTQLPIDLMSLTSHKTYGPKGIGALFVRRKPRIRLEAQMHGGGHERGMRSGTLPTHQIVGMGEAYAIAKAEMHEENKRIKALHDRMLAGLEGIEQVFINGHKEKRVPHNLNMSFNYVEGESLIMGIKGLAVSSGSACTSASLEPSYVLRALGRSDELAHSSLRMTIGRWTTEADIDYAVDTIKQNVAKLRDLSPLWDMYKEGIDLSTIQWAAH
- the iscU gene encoding Fe-S cluster assembly scaffold IscU — protein: MAYSDKVVDHYENPRNVGSFDKGDDSVGTGMVGAPACGDVMKLQIKVNAETGVIEDARFKTYGCGSAIASSSLVTEWVKGKTLDEAAALKNSQIAEELALPPVKIHCSILAEDAIKAAVDDYKKKHLN
- the iscA gene encoding iron-sulfur cluster assembly protein IscA produces the protein MAVTLTEAAARHVTRYLTKRGKGVGVRLGVKTTGCSGLAYQLEYVDELAPEDIVFEGHGVKVLVDPKSFAYIDGTQLDFVREGLNEGFRFNNPNERDKCGCGESFRV
- the hscB gene encoding Fe-S protein assembly co-chaperone HscB, producing the protein MNLQDDDFALFGLTRAFAQDRASIDARWKELQREAHPDKFASHGPAAQRVALQWSVRINEAYQRLKDPLKRAAYLCELAGKPIQAHSNTAMPAAFLMQQMEWREALDDADGARALEALLAEVQQSRHELLGACETALDQTKDFEAAVSHVRALMFIDKFALDLHQRLDQFE